In Caldicellulosiruptor morganii, the following proteins share a genomic window:
- a CDS encoding Blp family class II bacteriocin, which translates to MGGVVLQNNFCYELTNEELVYIDGGEWSWKEFGKSVGAGAVGGGISGAVAGNMVLPVVGTVPGWLGGAIVGAVGGAVTYALFGWW; encoded by the coding sequence ATGGGCGGAGTGGTATTACAAAATAACTTTTGTTATGAATTAACAAATGAAGAACTTGTGTATATTGATGGTGGCGAATGGTCATGGAAGGAATTTGGTAAATCAGTTGGTGCAGGAGCAGTTGGAGGAGGAATCTCTGGTGCAGTAGCTGGGAATATGGTTCTACCAGTTGTTGGCACAGTGCCGGGATGGTTAGGTGGAGCAATTGTAGGTGCAGTTGGTGGAGCTGTAACGTACGCATTATTTGGATGGTGGTAA
- a CDS encoding M48 family metallopeptidase, which yields MIIIVSIFISGYAMANILKYMRITRNKLLAIIIAVVLIFFFTLLDQILSYETYKKLRNVDLNLSDILKITLRQLLIIVFPTLLVLTGRNIIREIIRTNEVMDYIIWVLLTLISILIYPYTLKLLLRAKPCKSHDLIIELSSFLKNHNIQKANIYIWPSKNEKIANAYICGLIAKYIFISDYLVYNLDMDEIKAVLAHEIGHWKKHHIEIRILLMLFTYPLFLIVSSFLDYLATFKNINIPIPIGIFITFLVFFIYISMILGIFRKQEYAADKYAIMTGVKYEVYRSALSKLALLNDLSKHTNIICEKLQTHPHIERRIYYITNIYKQLKREI from the coding sequence TTGATTATAATAGTTTCAATTTTTATATCAGGATATGCCATGGCTAATATTCTAAAATATATGAGAATAACTAGAAATAAATTATTAGCGATAATTATTGCTGTAGTGTTAATATTTTTTTTCACTTTGTTAGATCAAATTTTATCGTATGAAACATATAAGAAACTGAGAAATGTTGATTTAAATTTATCAGATATATTGAAAATAACATTGAGACAATTATTAATAATTGTTTTTCCAACATTGCTTGTTTTAACAGGAAGAAATATAATACGAGAAATAATAAGAACAAATGAAGTTATGGACTATATTATATGGGTTTTGTTAACTCTAATATCAATTTTAATATATCCATACACATTAAAACTTTTATTAAGAGCAAAACCATGCAAATCTCATGATTTAATTATTGAATTATCCAGCTTTTTAAAAAATCATAATATACAAAAGGCAAATATTTACATTTGGCCTTCTAAAAACGAGAAAATAGCAAATGCTTATATATGTGGTCTAATAGCAAAATATATTTTTATTTCAGATTATTTGGTTTATAATCTTGACATGGATGAAATCAAAGCAGTACTTGCTCACGAAATAGGACATTGGAAAAAACATCATATAGAAATAAGAATACTTTTGATGTTATTCACATATCCTTTATTTCTAATTGTAAGTTCTTTCTTAGATTATTTAGCAACATTTAAAAATATAAATATACCTATTCCAATAGGTATATTTATTACATTTTTAGTTTTCTTCATATATATAAGCATGATTTTAGGTATTTTTCGAAAACAAGAATATGCTGCAGATAAATATGCAATTATGACTGGAGTAAAGTATGAGGTTTACCGTTCTGCATTATCAAAGCTTGCGTTGTTGAATGATTTATCTAAGCATACAAACATAATTTGTGAAAAGTTACAAACACACCCCCACATTGAAAGACGAATTTATTACATTACAAATATTTACAAACAACTAAAAAGAGAGATTTGA
- a CDS encoding transposase: MLLNKLGLKPTERTKERQDYRNEYYSRNLITRVGTLTLKVPRLRNGKFTTDLFERYQRSEQALLLAI; encoded by the coding sequence TTGCTCCTGAACAAATTAGGGCTTAAGCCTACCGAGAGAACAAAGGAAAGACAAGATTATCGCAATGAATATTATTCCAGGAATTTAATTACCAGAGTAGGGACTTTAACTTTGAAAGTACCAAGACTTCGTAATGGTAAATTCACTACAGATCTTTTTGAACGTTATCAGCGAAGTGAACAAGCACTTTTATTGGCTATTTAG
- a CDS encoding transposase yields the protein MKERGLNRVDLGVSDHHKGLVQAIYRHFQGATWQRCQTHFVRAIFEAPDAKTAKVLLNQVLEESKDKAPEAMEVLEKGFEDAIGVLEPPEQYRRRLCTG from the coding sequence TTGAAGGAAAGAGGGCTCAATAGAGTTGATTTAGGTGTTTCAGATCATCACAAAGGGCTTGTACAGGCGATTTATCGACATTTCCAGGGAGCTACATGGCAGAGGTGTCAAACTCATTTTGTGAGAGCTATATTTGAAGCTCCGGATGCAAAGACAGCAAAGGTACTTTTGAATCAAGTGTTGGAAGAGTCCAAAGATAAAGCCCCAGAAGCAATGGAAGTTTTAGAAAAAGGATTTGAAGATGCGATAGGAGTTTTAGAGCCTCCAGAGCAATATCGAAGGAGGCTTTGCACAGGCTAA
- a CDS encoding peptidase domain-containing ABC transporter, translating into MRSSYYCVKQDDITDCAAASLATICLQYGKEVSIARIREIAGTDRFGTTAYGVVKAAKELGFEAKAVRSTTKEAIFEKIPLPCIAHVLVDGKLFHYVVIHEISKEKIVIADPGKGIVEQKPEEFFKIWTGILILLVPNERFKKGKQEGVLKKFFKLLSPQKSLILNIFAVSIVYTLLGIVAAFYYKFLMDDVIPNLLKNTLHVIAAGTILITVFKVILGAFRVRLLIHLSQRLDIKLMLGYYEHVIELPMSFFGSRKIGEIISRFMDASKIRDAVSGATLTLMIDSIMAVAGASVLYLQNSTLFFIALVMVLLYAAVVFGFNRALREANRQEMEDNAILTSYLVESLSGIEVVKAFNIEEDVNFKTESKFVKLLKDVFKVANLNNLQSNISTGIAAVGVMVILWVGADKVINGQMSIGELFTFNALLAYFVDPIKNLIGLQPMLQTAIVAAERLSEILELESEFQEDEDKKLSPSLKGDIEIEGLNFRYGTRQLVLRDVNLKIRRGEKIAIVGESGSGKTTLAKLLLGFYDYESGEIRINGYNLKDISKKYLREKIAYISQEIFLFSGTIFKNLVLGNRNIKMEEVIEISRLTTLDEFISKLPLRYNTMIEENGANLSGGQKQLIAITRALLKKPEIIIMDEATSNLDSVTEQAIGKVIEKICEGITTIIIAHRLSTILKCDKVVVMHEGRIVEVGTHEELMRKKGYYYNLWREQLMGLEQKGLWDLVGSAAKS; encoded by the coding sequence CTGAGAAGCAGCTACTATTGTGTAAAGCAGGATGATATAACGGACTGTGCGGCAGCAAGTCTTGCGACAATTTGTTTGCAATATGGAAAGGAAGTATCAATAGCCAGAATAAGAGAGATAGCAGGGACAGACAGGTTTGGCACAACGGCATATGGTGTTGTAAAGGCGGCAAAGGAGCTTGGTTTTGAAGCAAAAGCAGTAAGAAGCACAACCAAGGAGGCAATATTTGAGAAAATACCACTTCCGTGCATAGCGCATGTGCTGGTAGATGGCAAGCTATTTCATTATGTTGTAATACATGAGATTAGTAAAGAAAAGATTGTGATAGCAGACCCGGGGAAAGGGATTGTGGAGCAAAAGCCTGAAGAATTTTTTAAAATATGGACAGGCATTTTGATACTGCTTGTGCCAAATGAGAGGTTCAAGAAGGGAAAACAAGAGGGAGTTTTGAAAAAGTTTTTTAAGCTCTTAAGTCCGCAGAAGAGCTTGATATTAAATATTTTTGCAGTATCCATTGTTTATACCTTGCTAGGGATAGTGGCAGCGTTTTATTACAAGTTTTTGATGGATGATGTAATACCAAATCTTTTGAAGAATACACTACATGTTATAGCAGCAGGTACAATACTGATTACGGTATTTAAGGTGATATTAGGAGCCTTCAGGGTAAGGCTTTTGATACATTTGAGTCAGAGATTGGACATTAAACTGATGCTGGGGTATTATGAACATGTGATTGAGCTTCCGATGAGTTTTTTTGGTAGCAGGAAGATAGGAGAGATAATTTCGAGGTTTATGGACGCGTCAAAGATAAGGGATGCAGTATCAGGTGCAACTTTGACGCTAATGATAGACAGCATAATGGCAGTGGCAGGCGCAAGTGTTTTATATTTGCAAAATTCAACGCTGTTTTTTATAGCACTTGTGATGGTTTTGCTGTATGCAGCGGTGGTGTTTGGATTTAACAGGGCATTGAGGGAAGCGAACAGACAGGAGATGGAAGACAATGCAATTTTGACATCATATTTGGTAGAGTCACTAAGTGGAATAGAAGTAGTAAAAGCATTCAATATAGAAGAAGATGTAAATTTTAAGACAGAAAGTAAGTTTGTAAAGCTTTTAAAAGATGTGTTCAAGGTAGCGAATCTAAACAATTTGCAGAGTAATATAAGTACTGGTATAGCAGCGGTAGGAGTTATGGTAATACTATGGGTAGGAGCAGACAAGGTAATAAATGGGCAGATGAGCATAGGAGAGTTGTTTACGTTCAATGCACTGCTTGCATACTTTGTAGACCCGATAAAAAATCTGATAGGATTGCAGCCGATGTTGCAGACAGCAATAGTTGCAGCCGAGAGGCTTAGTGAGATTTTGGAACTCGAGAGTGAGTTTCAAGAGGACGAAGACAAGAAATTATCACCCAGTTTGAAGGGTGATATAGAGATAGAGGGTTTGAACTTCAGATACGGTACAAGACAGCTTGTGCTGAGGGATGTAAATCTTAAGATAAGAAGAGGAGAAAAGATAGCGATAGTAGGAGAGAGTGGTTCAGGGAAGACCACGCTAGCAAAACTGCTTTTAGGATTTTACGATTATGAGAGTGGAGAGATAAGGATAAATGGCTATAACTTAAAAGATATAAGCAAGAAGTATTTGAGGGAAAAGATAGCATATATATCTCAAGAGATCTTTTTGTTCAGTGGTACGATATTTAAGAATTTGGTATTGGGTAACAGGAATATAAAAATGGAAGAAGTGATTGAAATAAGCAGATTAACCACACTGGATGAGTTTATATCAAAACTTCCTTTGAGATATAATACGATGATAGAAGAGAATGGAGCAAATTTGTCAGGTGGGCAGAAGCAGCTTATAGCGATAACCAGGGCACTTTTAAAGAAGCCTGAGATAATAATAATGGATGAAGCGACCAGCAACCTTGATTCTGTAACCGAGCAGGCGATAGGAAAGGTTATAGAGAAAATATGTGAGGGGATAACAACCATAATAATAGCGCACAGGCTATCGACCATATTAAAGTGCGATAAGGTTGTGGTAATGCATGAAGGTAGGATAGTAGAGGTAGGAACGCATGAGGAGCTGATGAGAAAGAAAGGGTATTATTATAACCTGTGGAGAGAGCAGCTGATGGGACTTGAGCAAAAAGGGCTATGGGATTTGGTTGGGAGTGCAGCAAAGTCATGA
- a CDS encoding HlyD family efflux transporter periplasmic adaptor subunit, with protein MREVIYDFSELRESKLLYESEIPRYGLFITYILLALIIGLVLWSMVGKIDINVKVQGIIRPWEDEAKVISYVGGKVKEVFVKEGEYVKKGEVLFKIDDEEYIKKRDLLKQQLSEYEKKIDDLKELRNSIEKGESLKNKNNAYYLRYLSYSYEINKLRKAAEEARVQREYSIMDFKKQIESLDEKIKNIDKFESTLKEIKEIVDKGEQIKLAKYDIGYLGFMLNEIEVYNQQVKAKLDGSDIQKKILVSKIDSKLDELKQTKNELILQKQKVEGQLKLLNISGDDTKGDIEKYKLDVLQQIDNEINNLSNEIKNLKISLDETEKLIESCNIRAEKDGYVEYSAELVSGAVINGGAEIGRIVGSQAKGFKVIGYIPNTRSSGIEIGQSAKVKIAVADGLKVVEGKVARVSQDIKVAEQSGQGFYEVEVEVKNVPTGINLKAGQACEMSIELEQKRVIEWILEKMGLRL; from the coding sequence ATGAGAGAGGTAATATATGATTTTAGCGAACTTAGGGAAAGCAAGCTTTTGTATGAATCAGAGATTCCAAGGTATGGACTTTTTATTACATATATTCTGCTTGCCTTAATAATAGGACTTGTTTTGTGGAGTATGGTAGGAAAGATTGATATAAATGTAAAGGTTCAAGGGATAATAAGACCTTGGGAAGATGAAGCAAAGGTGATAAGTTATGTTGGAGGGAAGGTAAAAGAGGTTTTTGTAAAAGAAGGTGAATATGTAAAGAAAGGTGAGGTTCTGTTTAAGATTGATGATGAGGAGTATATAAAGAAGAGGGATTTGTTAAAGCAGCAATTGAGCGAATATGAGAAAAAGATTGATGATTTAAAAGAATTGAGAAATAGCATAGAAAAAGGAGAAAGTCTCAAGAATAAAAATAATGCGTACTATTTGAGGTACTTGAGTTATAGTTATGAGATAAACAAATTGAGAAAAGCAGCAGAAGAAGCAAGAGTACAAAGAGAATACAGTATAATGGATTTTAAAAAGCAGATTGAGAGTTTGGATGAGAAAATCAAAAATATTGATAAATTTGAAAGCACGTTGAAAGAAATAAAAGAGATTGTCGACAAAGGTGAACAAATTAAGCTTGCCAAATATGATATAGGGTATTTGGGATTTATGTTAAATGAAATAGAAGTTTACAATCAGCAGGTGAAGGCAAAATTGGATGGTAGTGATATACAGAAGAAGATTTTAGTATCGAAAATAGATTCAAAGCTTGATGAGCTAAAGCAGACAAAAAATGAGTTGATTTTACAAAAACAGAAAGTAGAAGGGCAGCTGAAGCTGCTAAACATTTCAGGTGATGATACAAAAGGAGATATTGAGAAGTATAAGCTGGATGTGCTACAGCAGATTGATAATGAGATTAATAATCTAAGTAATGAAATAAAGAATTTAAAAATCAGTTTAGATGAAACAGAGAAGTTGATAGAAAGCTGTAATATAAGAGCGGAAAAAGATGGTTATGTTGAATACAGTGCTGAATTGGTCAGTGGAGCGGTGATAAATGGTGGAGCTGAGATTGGCAGAATAGTTGGTAGCCAAGCGAAAGGATTTAAGGTTATAGGATACATACCAAATACAAGAAGCAGTGGTATAGAAATAGGGCAGAGTGCGAAGGTGAAGATAGCAGTGGCAGATGGGTTGAAGGTAGTAGAAGGGAAGGTTGCAAGGGTGTCACAGGATATAAAGGTAGCAGAACAGAGCGGGCAAGGGTTTTATGAGGTTGAAGTAGAAGTGAAGAATGTTCCAACGGGTATTAATTTGAAAGCAGGGCAAGCCTGTGAAATGAGCATAGAGCTTGAGCAAAAGCGAGTGATTGAATGGATTTTAGAGAAGATGGGATTGAGGTTATGA
- a CDS encoding CPBP family intramembrane glutamic endopeptidase — translation MEQANEKKRNALKYISLLFVSSVVLPLIFEAVIYNIKVIYNILLFDMFTYTCTFLFFAIFCRNEIIDLIKCSYMIIKNKIKIRNILLLFLFGSLSSIIIQIIIYLLNVHLLHIRDVDSISNYEKEIKNIIGLNNMHSIIILLTIVFFSGIVAPVIEEIIFRGLIFQSLRQKMDLKMAIILGALIFGLWHINLYTALCAFLFGIILSIFYIRFNSIFVPIVVHIGANIIGLINMIISLIIR, via the coding sequence ATGGAACAAGCTAATGAAAAGAAGAGGAATGCTTTAAAGTATATAAGTCTTTTATTTGTATCAAGTGTTGTATTACCATTAATATTTGAAGCAGTAATTTATAACATAAAAGTAATATATAATATATTATTGTTTGATATGTTCACATATACATGCACCTTTTTGTTTTTTGCTATTTTTTGTAGAAATGAAATAATAGATTTGATTAAATGCTCGTATATGATAATCAAAAATAAAATAAAAATTAGGAATATACTGTTATTATTTTTATTTGGTTCATTATCGTCAATTATAATACAAATCATTATATATTTACTTAATGTGCATTTGCTACATATCCGCGATGTAGATAGCATAAGTAATTATGAAAAAGAAATAAAAAATATAATTGGATTAAATAATATGCATAGTATAATAATCCTATTGACAATAGTATTTTTTTCAGGGATAGTCGCTCCTGTTATAGAGGAAATTATATTTAGAGGATTAATATTTCAAAGTTTAAGACAAAAGATGGATCTCAAAATGGCTATCATACTTGGAGCATTAATTTTCGGTTTATGGCATATAAATTTATATACTGCTTTATGTGCATTTTTATTTGGAATTATCTTATCAATTTTTTATATACGTTTTAATTCGATATTTGTGCCTATAGTTGTTCATATAGGTGCTAATATTATTGGTCTAATTAACATGATAATATCGTTAATTATTAGATGA
- a CDS encoding ABC transporter permease subunit, producing the protein MLLYTEIQKILKSKKFFIALIITIGLNLFYCWFVYNEENKSIESTKQYIAYTEKQIKELQQKLKKEKDDMKKRLYLEQINELNRIIQKEKLKMQYASNPKKEIEERARYYKMRYEISQKAGDYKELEINKVNYQILNENIKRKKYYSVGRQFDGWTYLLSQSYGIAFFIIIVLALLIGSGIVSDEYREGTAKILKTMPVKRSNIILSKFIATVLTVSALVIGIQIVFFIVLNLITDSFKYYDVYCNWISKYKVIGFKIFPVSDGVKLLNLLECSLLQLLTEIILILAISGAIMFFSTIFENGAFASISFFAIIIAISIFRQKILILKRPILKLLSLIFPWELSMVYTNSLPGEIEWIYASFYIVIGLNLLMTVIFVLASMKIFEHREKVL; encoded by the coding sequence TTGTTATTGTATACAGAAATCCAAAAAATTCTCAAAAGCAAAAAATTTTTTATTGCCTTAATAATCACAATTGGTCTCAATCTTTTTTATTGCTGGTTTGTGTATAATGAAGAGAATAAAAGTATTGAGTCTACAAAGCAATATATTGCATATACAGAAAAACAGATAAAGGAATTGCAGCAGAAATTAAAAAAAGAAAAAGACGACATGAAGAAAAGATTGTATCTGGAACAAATTAATGAATTGAATAGAATTATTCAAAAGGAAAAATTAAAAATGCAGTATGCTTCTAATCCTAAGAAGGAAATAGAAGAAAGAGCCCGATATTACAAGATGAGGTATGAAATTTCTCAGAAAGCTGGTGACTATAAAGAGCTTGAAATTAATAAGGTAAATTATCAGATTTTAAATGAAAATATAAAGAGGAAAAAGTATTACAGTGTTGGTAGACAATTTGATGGATGGACTTATTTACTTAGTCAATCGTACGGAATAGCATTTTTTATAATTATTGTTTTAGCTTTACTTATTGGAAGTGGTATAGTTTCAGATGAATATAGGGAAGGGACAGCGAAGATTTTAAAAACTATGCCTGTAAAAAGAAGTAATATTATTTTAAGCAAATTTATTGCAACTGTTTTGACTGTGTCCGCATTGGTCATTGGTATACAAATTGTATTTTTCATAGTTTTAAATCTTATAACAGATTCTTTTAAATACTACGATGTGTATTGTAACTGGATTTCTAAATATAAGGTGATAGGTTTTAAGATATTTCCTGTTTCAGATGGTGTAAAATTGTTGAACTTACTTGAATGTAGTTTATTACAATTATTAACCGAAATTATTCTTATATTGGCTATATCGGGAGCTATCATGTTTTTCTCCACGATATTTGAAAACGGTGCATTTGCAAGTATTAGCTTTTTTGCAATAATAATAGCTATAAGTATTTTTCGTCAAAAGATACTTATTCTTAAAAGACCTATATTAAAGTTGTTGTCGTTAATATTCCCTTGGGAACTATCGATGGTATATACAAATTCATTACCAGGAGAAATAGAATGGATTTATGCTTCATTCTATATTGTAATAGGGTTAAATTTATTGATGACAGTTATTTTTGTATTAGCTTCAATGAAAATATTTGAACATAGGGAAAAGGTATTATAA
- a CDS encoding ABC transporter ATP-binding protein: MAENQVEMIIKVTDVDKKIRNFQILKEINFSIEKGEIVGLVGPNGAGKSTLMKILAGLWAPKPKGECYILGCDVTKEKERIEVLRRASFFIETPALYSKLSGYDNIELYSKLKYGSTFNVKDEINRLAPFFELENNMLKRKAKAYSLGTKQKVGLLQMFIGNPEVLILDEPFNGLDPTVTIKVKELLKTRWRENNITVLISSHILSDIEELCSRIIFIKNGSIILDKNKEELLKSNTVVIFHFTEKEHVDLACRLIKEKLPHVSVETQFNNSIKIHNISSYEDIFNLLQNEGIKVRDIEEQRMSLVDFYKQLYLQ, from the coding sequence TTGGCTGAAAATCAAGTGGAAATGATAATAAAAGTAACTGATGTAGACAAGAAAATTCGAAACTTCCAAATTCTAAAAGAAATAAATTTTTCAATAGAAAAAGGAGAAATTGTTGGTCTTGTAGGACCAAATGGTGCTGGCAAAAGCACATTAATGAAAATACTGGCAGGTTTGTGGGCACCAAAACCAAAAGGGGAATGTTATATTTTGGGATGTGATGTAACTAAGGAAAAGGAAAGAATTGAGGTATTAAGAAGAGCATCATTTTTTATTGAAACACCAGCACTGTACAGTAAACTCAGCGGTTATGATAATATAGAATTATACTCTAAACTAAAATATGGGAGTACCTTTAACGTTAAAGATGAGATTAACAGGTTAGCACCATTTTTTGAATTGGAAAATAATATGTTAAAAAGAAAGGCAAAAGCTTATTCGCTGGGAACAAAACAAAAGGTTGGTTTGCTTCAAATGTTCATTGGCAACCCTGAAGTGTTGATATTGGACGAACCTTTTAATGGATTGGATCCAACTGTTACAATTAAAGTTAAAGAGCTTTTGAAAACGCGATGGAGAGAAAATAACATAACTGTTTTAATCTCATCACATATATTGAGTGATATAGAAGAATTGTGTTCAAGAATTATTTTTATAAAAAATGGTTCTATAATATTGGATAAAAATAAGGAAGAACTGTTAAAAAGCAATACAGTGGTAATTTTTCATTTTACCGAAAAGGAGCATGTTGATTTAGCGTGTAGGTTAATAAAGGAAAAATTACCGCATGTATCTGTGGAAACTCAGTTTAATAACTCGATAAAAATTCATAATATCAGTTCTTATGAAGATATTTTTAATTTATTACAGAATGAGGGTATAAAAGTTAGAGATATAGAAGAACAAAGGATGAGTTTAGTAGATTTTTACAAACAACTTTATTTACAATAA